A single genomic interval of Lathyrus oleraceus cultivar Zhongwan6 chromosome 7, CAAS_Psat_ZW6_1.0, whole genome shotgun sequence harbors:
- the LOC127107555 gene encoding uncharacterized protein LOC127107555 isoform X1, which produces MHKGREVQDNVFKPRGFRNFGGSGFHRIMTMPSLFGGRDPFDDPFFTDSFDNMWSPSSASSGSMQKTNREKGVVIKELDPDDEGVDNFNEKIYRSPMEPFVEHPDDDIDEKQTNGITYENGHRNSEGPSKGHTCNMSFKTSKVTYGGIDGAYYTSTRTRKTGSDGMVIEECKEADTSRGEATHRITRGVHDKGHSVLRKFDSDGKVDMTQMLHNLNEDELSRFEETWKENNRARLPDYDVHRQKDFRVGEVNKNKVWPLSFLEQHSRARGFASNFETGNSSEGRAKKIVRINIE; this is translated from the exons ATGCATAAGGGTAGAGAAGTTCAAGATAATGTTTTTAAACCAAGAGGGTTTAGAAATTTTGGTGGTTCTGGTTTCCACAGAATTATGACGATGCCTAGTCTTTTTGGAGGAAGGGATCCATTTGATGATCCTTTTTTCACTGATTCATTTGATAATATGTGGAGTCCAAGTTCTGCTTCGTCAGGATCAATGCAGAAGACAAACAGAGAAAAAGGAGTTGTTATAAAAGAATTAGACCCTGATGATGAGGGCGTTGATAATTTTAATGAGAAAATTTATCGGTCACCAATGGAGCCATTTGTTGAGCATCCAGATGATGATATTGATG AGAAGCAAACCAATGGTATTACATACGAGAATGGTCATCGCAACTCAGAAGGACCCTCTAAGGGTCACACTTGCAATATGTCTTTTAAGACTAGTAAAGTAACATATGGCGGTATAGACGGTGCTTATTATACTTCTACCCGAACCAGAAAGACGGGGTCTGATGGG ATGGTGATAGAGGAATGCAAAGAAGCTGACACCTCAAGAGGTGAAGCAACACATAGAATCACAAGAGGAGTCCATGATAAG GGCCATTCAGTTTTGAGAAAGTTTGATTCAGATGGGAAGGTTGATATGACACAGATGTTGCACAATCTTAATGAAG ATGAGCTTTCACGCTTTGAGGAAACATGGAAAGAAAATAATCGAGCGCGCTTACCTGATTATGATGTGCATAGGCAGAAAG ATTTTAGAGTTGGTGAGGTAAACAAAAACAAGGTGTGGCCACTTTCATTTTTGGAGCAGCATAGTAGAGCAAGAGGATTTGCATCAAATTTTGAAACAGGAAACAGTTCTGAGGGAAGAGCAAAGAAAATTGTTAGAATCAATATTGAGTGA
- the LOC127107555 gene encoding uncharacterized protein LOC127107555 isoform X2 produces MHKGREVQDNVFKPRGFRNFGGSGFHRIMTMPSLFGGRDPFDDPFFTDSFDNMWSPSSASSGSMQKTNREKGVVIKELDPDDEGVDNFNEKIYRSPMEPFVEHPDDDIDEKQTNGITYENGHRNSEGPSKGHTCNMSFKTSKVTYGGIDGAYYTSTRTRKTGSDGMVIEECKEADTSRGEATHRITRGVHDKGHSVLRKFDSDGKVDMTQMLHNLNEDFRVGEVNKNKVWPLSFLEQHSRARGFASNFETGNSSEGRAKKIVRINIE; encoded by the exons ATGCATAAGGGTAGAGAAGTTCAAGATAATGTTTTTAAACCAAGAGGGTTTAGAAATTTTGGTGGTTCTGGTTTCCACAGAATTATGACGATGCCTAGTCTTTTTGGAGGAAGGGATCCATTTGATGATCCTTTTTTCACTGATTCATTTGATAATATGTGGAGTCCAAGTTCTGCTTCGTCAGGATCAATGCAGAAGACAAACAGAGAAAAAGGAGTTGTTATAAAAGAATTAGACCCTGATGATGAGGGCGTTGATAATTTTAATGAGAAAATTTATCGGTCACCAATGGAGCCATTTGTTGAGCATCCAGATGATGATATTGATG AGAAGCAAACCAATGGTATTACATACGAGAATGGTCATCGCAACTCAGAAGGACCCTCTAAGGGTCACACTTGCAATATGTCTTTTAAGACTAGTAAAGTAACATATGGCGGTATAGACGGTGCTTATTATACTTCTACCCGAACCAGAAAGACGGGGTCTGATGGG ATGGTGATAGAGGAATGCAAAGAAGCTGACACCTCAAGAGGTGAAGCAACACATAGAATCACAAGAGGAGTCCATGATAAG GGCCATTCAGTTTTGAGAAAGTTTGATTCAGATGGGAAGGTTGATATGACACAGATGTTGCACAATCTTAATGAAG ATTTTAGAGTTGGTGAGGTAAACAAAAACAAGGTGTGGCCACTTTCATTTTTGGAGCAGCATAGTAGAGCAAGAGGATTTGCATCAAATTTTGAAACAGGAAACAGTTCTGAGGGAAGAGCAAAGAAAATTGTTAGAATCAATATTGAGTGA
- the LOC127107555 gene encoding uncharacterized protein LOC127107555 isoform X3 has translation MTMPSLFGGRDPFDDPFFTDSFDNMWSPSSASSGSMQKTNREKGVVIKELDPDDEGVDNFNEKIYRSPMEPFVEHPDDDIDEKQTNGITYENGHRNSEGPSKGHTCNMSFKTSKVTYGGIDGAYYTSTRTRKTGSDGMVIEECKEADTSRGEATHRITRGVHDKGHSVLRKFDSDGKVDMTQMLHNLNEDELSRFEETWKENNRARLPDYDVHRQKDFRVGEVNKNKVWPLSFLEQHSRARGFASNFETGNSSEGRAKKIVRINIE, from the exons ATGACGATGCCTAGTCTTTTTGGAGGAAGGGATCCATTTGATGATCCTTTTTTCACTGATTCATTTGATAATATGTGGAGTCCAAGTTCTGCTTCGTCAGGATCAATGCAGAAGACAAACAGAGAAAAAGGAGTTGTTATAAAAGAATTAGACCCTGATGATGAGGGCGTTGATAATTTTAATGAGAAAATTTATCGGTCACCAATGGAGCCATTTGTTGAGCATCCAGATGATGATATTGATG AGAAGCAAACCAATGGTATTACATACGAGAATGGTCATCGCAACTCAGAAGGACCCTCTAAGGGTCACACTTGCAATATGTCTTTTAAGACTAGTAAAGTAACATATGGCGGTATAGACGGTGCTTATTATACTTCTACCCGAACCAGAAAGACGGGGTCTGATGGG ATGGTGATAGAGGAATGCAAAGAAGCTGACACCTCAAGAGGTGAAGCAACACATAGAATCACAAGAGGAGTCCATGATAAG GGCCATTCAGTTTTGAGAAAGTTTGATTCAGATGGGAAGGTTGATATGACACAGATGTTGCACAATCTTAATGAAG ATGAGCTTTCACGCTTTGAGGAAACATGGAAAGAAAATAATCGAGCGCGCTTACCTGATTATGATGTGCATAGGCAGAAAG ATTTTAGAGTTGGTGAGGTAAACAAAAACAAGGTGTGGCCACTTTCATTTTTGGAGCAGCATAGTAGAGCAAGAGGATTTGCATCAAATTTTGAAACAGGAAACAGTTCTGAGGGAAGAGCAAAGAAAATTGTTAGAATCAATATTGAGTGA
- the LOC127104724 gene encoding uncharacterized protein LOC127104724, translating into MAGEQHSDHSRPLVNYNMDDGPPSHETDARDGHPSTPSPEPQNNGDASHAHNLGAETFHPIPVPVEGDAVMIAMVNALNQAGSMLHQQHERIMALEAERQEARPQPVSRIQQRSEPTKKRGRRSPEPHVSRARARRDGGRAGTSPRRGHSPDNNELSPLRSDEEDLHCPLSRAIMEAPLPKGMEKPPNLAVYDGTTDPDDHVDNVNAMLDYRNDITGHLKCRLFSTTLRKGAMAWYKSLAPESITSWRVMRSMFTRHFTASRRHPKTEATLEAIVQKKNETLRSYIERFNQEAVEVDTTEHMKKYLLERGLLPGSELSRAVGIEPPRTLNELLHKAQAYIRYEEKQVAHNARSGRNAGETEHSKREDTSISRRNGDKRREERPRELREGRGPAGRYSEYTLLTAPRERILAECINSEFKQGRVRFPKPSAPKPHTDKSKYCRFHRSHGHVTEDCVHLKDAIEILIQEGHLKQYTRKNEAPRHDEPEKKRPREDTPPDNSPYQVALCVSRPEDFFLPEPLPEGKITALSPWENFPTTLVISGGGTNGESAAISVKRKFDELLLTAPEQKATLTKYRGKSNPISFFLEELPGGSPNSGIPLLVRAKMAQFDVRRILVDQGSSVDIMYVHLFKTLKLDKTNLAPYVGSDLQGFNGATTRPWGYVELLVTFGEQETAREVKIQFLVVDCPSLYNCIFGRPTLAELTAVPSTVHLKMKYYTKLGRVVTIHGDIEAARRCYDAAVKGQAVISTKSNCNNKKLKTEDPARGVNAIDLDCRIGLDETEEGRFPKERSLEHPVRPIPDGEFELIPLGDDPERTVKIGKGLPEETREELVACLKENSDLFAWNATEMPGLDPEIACHKLALDRAAKPIAQRRRKQSPEKAEAAERAVKDLLEANFISEAQYTTWLSNVVLVKKNNGKWRMCVDYTDLNRACPKDAFPLPNIDLLVDNSAGFKLLSFMDAYSGYNQIPMSPADKKHTAFMTPTGNYYYNVMPFGLKNAGATYQRMMNKVFKDEIGDMLEVYMDDMIVKSHEEITHARHLAKVFEQARQCKMRFNPEKCTFGVRAGKFLGFYLTERGIEANPDKCRAFSEFPTPKNQKSIQSLNGVLASLSRFIAKSAQHALPFFRLLRKEATFDWTDECEQALLHLKKVLSQPPVLSRPSEKETLYLYLSVATEAVSAVLIRETDEGQKPIYFTSKALQGPELRYQQIEKVALALINTARRLRYYFLAHTIKVRTDQPIKQLLGRPDMAGRMLKWSLELSEFDIQYESRKALKAQALADFVAEMTHCPTPAESAHKWTIFVDGASSTSGSGAGIILENEEGILIEALVTDNGTQFTDGGFQDFVASLGTTQHFTSVEHPQTNGQAEAANRVILRGLKRRLGEAKRAWVEELHSVLWAYRTTPHSTTGETPFRLTYGTEAVIPVEIRTPTRRTEEPLDEEMNDETLRAELDLVEEIRSEAALRETTLKQKIALRHDAKVIKREFRVGTLVLRRNQKNPREGKLAANWEGPYRVRDKTSNGAYYLENLQGEQLARPWNAEKLRQYYS; encoded by the exons ATGGCCGGAGAACAACATAGCGATCACAGCCGTCCCCTCGTCAACTACAATATGGACGACGGCCCGCCGTCCCATGAAACGGACGCTCGGGACGGTCATCCATCCACCCCGTCTCCAGAGCCCCAAAACAACGGGGATGCCTCTCACGCCCACAATTTAGGGGCAGAGACATTTCATCCCATTCCCGTTCCCGTTGAAGGAGACGCCGTAATGATTGCCATGGTGAATGCCCTCAATCAGGCCGGTTCTATGCTCCACCAGCAGCACGAACGAATCATGGCCCTCGAAGCCGAACGACAAGAGGCCCGGCCCCAGCCGGTGAGTAGGATACAACAACGTTCGGAGCCAACGAAGAAGCGAGGACGTCGCTCTCCAGAACCCCACGTCAGCAGGGCACGCGCCCGTCGTGACGGTGGTCGAGCGGGAACATCACCAAGGCGCGGACACAGCCCCGACAACAACGAACTGTCTCCCTTAAGGAGCGACGAGGAAGATTTGCATTGCCCCCTATCTCGGGCAATAATGGAAGCCCCGCTCCCCAAAGGCATGGAGAAACCACCAAATCTAGCTGTGTACGACGGGACTACAGATCCCGACGATCACGTCGACAACGTCAACGCGATGCTCGACTACCGCAATGATATAACCGGGCACCTCAAATGCCGACTGTTCTCAACGACCCTCAGGAAAGGGGCCATGGCTTGGTACAAAAGCTTGGCCCCTGAGTCCATTACGTCATGGAGAGTCATGAGGTCCATGTTCACCAGGCACTTTACAGCTTCCCGTCGTCACCCCAAGACTGAGGCGACCCTTGAAGCCATAGtgcagaagaagaatgaaacACTGCGCTCATACATCGAGCGATTCAACCAGGAGGCTGTCGAGGTAGATACCACCGAGCACATGAAGAAGTATCTCCTCGAGAGAGGTCTCTTGCCCGGCAGTGAACTTAGCAGAGCCGTAGGGATCGAGCCTCCCCGCACCTTAAACGAGCTCCTGCATAAAGCCCAGGCCTACATCAGATACGAGGAAAAGCAGGTGGCACACAATGCCCGCAGCGGACGTAACGCTGGGGAGACCGAGCACTCAAAACGCGAGGACACGAGCATTTCCCGTCGCAACGGAGACAAACGAAGAGAAGAAAGACCTCGCGAGCTCCGAGAAGGAAGAGGCCCCGCGGGCAGATATAGCGAGTACACCTTACTGACAGCTCCTCGAGAGCGCATCCTCGCAGAATGTATCAACTCTGAATTTAAGCAGGGCAGGGTCAGGTTCCCGAAACCGTCTGCACCAAAGCCCCACACCGACAAATCAAAGTACTGCCGGTTCCACAGAAGTCACGGGCACGTGACCGAAGACTGCGTCCACCTGAAGGATGCGATAGAAATTTTAATCCAAGAGGGGCACCTGAAGCAGTATACGAGGAAGAACGAAGCTCCCAGACACGACGAGCCAGAGAAGAAGAGACCCCGGGAAGACACACCCCCTGACAACTCTCCCTATCAAGTGGCCCTCTGCGTGTCACGACCGGAAGATTTCTTCCTCCCCGAACCATTGCCCGAGGGCAAGATCACTGCACTCAGCCCCTGGGAAAACTTCCCTACCACACTGGTGATATCAGGAGGAGGAACTAACGGGGAATCCGCGGCCATCTCCGTCAAACGTAAGTTCGACGAACTCCTACTGACTGCCCCCGAGCAGAAAGCGACATTGACAAAATACCGGGGAAAATCCAACCCAATATCCTTCTTCCTGGAGGAACTCCCGGGCGGATCCCCGAACTCGGGCATCCCACTATTGGTAAGGGCAAAGATGGCCCAATTCGACGTACGACGCATCCTGGTCGACCAAGGCAGCTCAGTGGATATCATGTACGTCCACCTCTTCAAGACTCTGAAGCTAGACAAGACCAACTTAGCCCCCTACGTCGGATCAGATCTCCAAGGATTCAACGGAGCAACAACCAGACCGTGGGGATATGTTGAGCTCCTCGTCACCTTCGGCGAACAAGAAACGGCCAGGGAAGTCAAAATCCAATTCCTGGTCGTAGACTGTCCGTCTCTCTACAATTGCATCTTTGGACGCCCGACACTGGCCGAACTCACCGCGGTCCCATCCACCGTCCACCTGAAGATGAAATACTACACCAAATTGGGACGTGTGGTCACCATCCATGGTGACATCGAAGCAGCCCGGCGATGCTACGACGCCGCAGTAAAAGGACAGGCCGTAATCAGCACGAAGAGCAACTGCAACAACAAAAAACTCAAGACCGAGGATCCTGCCCGAGGAGTCAACGCCATCGACCTCGACTGTCGCATCGGGCTGGACGAGACCGAAGAGGGGAGGTTCCCCAAGGAACGCTCTCTCGAACACCCGGTCCGACCAATCCCCGACGGGGAGTTCGAACTCATTCCTCTTGGGGACGATCCGGAAAGGACGGTGAAGATAGGTAAGGGACTACCCGAGGAAACAAGAGAAGAGCTAGTAGCATGCCTCAAAGAGAACTCCGACCTCTTCGCGTGGAATGCCACAGAAATGCCCGGGCTGGACCCCGAGATCGCGTGTCATAAGCTAGCTTTAGACCGGGCAGCCAAGCCCATAGCACAGCGTAGACGCAAGCAATCGCCCGAAAAGGCAGAGGCTGCCGAGCGAGCTGTAAAAGACCTCTTAGAGGCAAATTTTATTTCTGAAGCCCAGTACACAACCTGGCTCTCTAATGTAGTCCTCgttaagaaaaataatggaaaatggcgtatgtgtgttgattatactgATCTTAATAGGGCTTGCCCGAAAGATGCTTTCCCCCTCCCTAATATAGACTTGCTCGTTGACAACTCTGCAGGTTTTAAACTCTTGTCCTTCATGGACGCATATAGTGGATACAACCAGATCCCTATGTCGCCCGCAGACAAGAAACACACAGCGTTCATGACCCCAACGGGCAATTACTATTACAACGTGATGCCGTTCGGGCTCAAGAACGCTGGCGCTACATACCAACGCATGATGAACAAAGTCTTCAAGGACGAAATAGGGGACATGCTCGAAGTGTACATGGACGACATGATCGTCAAATCACACGAGGAGATAACCCATGCTCGACACCTTGCGAAGGTATTCGAGCAGGCGAGACAGTGTAAAATGAGGTTCAACCCCGAAAAATGCACGTTCGGAGTCCGGGCAGGCAAGTTCCTCGGTTTCTATCTCACCGAAAGAGGGATCGAGGCCAACCCCGACAAATGCCGGGCATTCTCGGAGTTTCCGACCCCGAAAAACCAAAAATCGATCCAGTCACTCAATGGAGTGCTCGCCTCACTCTCCCGTTTCATCGCCAAGTCCGCCCAGCACGCATTGCCATTCTTCAGACTCCTTCGCAAAGAGGCTACCTTCGACTGGACCGATGAATGCGAGCAAGCGCTACTCCATCTAAAGAAGGTTCTGTCCCAACCCCCGGTCTTATCACGGCCATCAGAAAAGGAAACCCTATACTTATACCTATCCGTGGCAACCGAGGCCGTCAGCGCCGTTCTAATAAGAGAAACCGACGAAGGACAAAAGCCCATCTATTTTACGAGTAAAGCACTCCAAGGTCCCGAGCTCCGATATCAGCAAATCGAAAAGGTCGCCCTGGCCCTCATCAACACAGCGAGGAGACTACGATATTACTTCCTCGCACACACGATAAAGGTGAGGACCGACCAGCCAATCAAACAGCTGCTCGGGCGCCCGGATATGGCCGGGAGGATGCTCAAGTGGTCACTAGAACTCTCCGAATTCGACATACAATACGAAAGTAGGAAAGCCTTGAAAGCTCAGGCACTGGCCGACTTCGTCGCGGAGATGACCCACTGCCCGACTCCAGCAGAAAGCGCCCACAAATGGACGATCTTCGTCGATGGCGCCTCTAGCACATCAGGCAGCGGGGCCGGGATCATCCTCGAAAATGAAGAAGGGATCCTGATAGAG GCACTTGTCACAGACAACGGGACACAATTCACGGACGGAGGATTCCAGGACTTCGTCGCCAGCCTGGGCACCACACAGCATTTCACGTCTGTCGAGCATCCGCAGACGAACGGGCAAGCAGAGGCGGCCAACAGGGTAATCTTACGTGGCCTCAAACGCAGACTCGGTGAGGCAAAGAGGGCATGGGTCGAGGAGCTACATAGCGTCCTATGGGCCTACCGCACGACACCACATTCTACCACCGGGGAAACCCCGTTCCGACTAACTTACGGCACCGAGGCAGTCATCCCGGTGGAGATACGGACGCCAACGAGGAGGACAGAGGAGCCCCTAGACGAGGAAATGAACGATGAAACCCTTAGAGCCGAGCTCGACCTAGTCGAGGAGATACGTTCCGAAGCAGCTCTCAGGGAAACAACCCTCAAACAAAAAATAGCACTACGCCATGACGCGAAAGTCATAAAAAGAGAGTTCCGGGTCGGCACCCTGGTCCTCAGAAGAAACCAGAAAAACCCGAGAGAGGGCAAACTGGCGGCCAACTGGGAAGGCCCTTACCGCGTCCGCGACAAAACGAGCAACGGGGCCTATTACCTAGAAAACCTACAAGGAGAACAACTCGCTCGACCATGGAACGCAGAAAAACTTAGACAATATTACAGCTAA